The proteins below are encoded in one region of Colletotrichum lupini chromosome 5, complete sequence:
- a CDS encoding F-box domain-containing protein — protein sequence MRPAAPSIEIMATQSATPDSRSSSSTNSPLPADNEESDFFIAGNDSQSSLGVPNIEDMQVSDDPCQPAVNRLPSEILISIFAKLNNSNDLFNCMLTCKRWAKNSVDLLWHRPACTNWKNHSSICLTLQLETPFFAYRDFIKRLNLAAGGLADKISDGSVMPLSVCTRVERLTLTNCRNLTDQGLTKLVENSSSLLALDISGDEHITDVSIQTIAEHCKRLQGLNISGCRLITNDSMIQLAENCRFIKRLKLNDCAQLQDNAILAFAENCPNILEIDLHQCAQIGNEPITALISKGQSLRELRLAGCELIDDSAFLTLPPAKTYDHLRILDLTSCARLTDQSVQKIIDAAPRLRNLVLAKCRNITDVAVNAISKLGKNLHYLHLGHCGHITDEAVKRLVQQCNRIRYIDLGCCINLTDDSVTKLAQLPKLKRIGLVKCSSITDESVFALARANHRPRARRDAHGNIDEYYSSSLERVHLSYCTNLTLKACCRPILTGVTAFLREEFAEFCRPPPPEFTDHQRGVFCVFSGVGVTKLRDYLNTSPEYEGLRDSPGPRFPGLSSFPARRAADPRATAAHAGQTNGDVEVDEAEVPEDDEFEGLDGSEMAVDGQPLLAQNLVNGNAQNGVPPPPPNHVPPAGAVPMFAQPLGQAPLLFSPTSPSFPQSTRSPTAGGPTNHPSPLVISSHYSPTSAGPSTSTANALSPQGTNLGFPAYTNRRPAPLGASTASMEASMLSPVSHRSRPASVISMEASMLGPLDPDMIEPTTPNGQQQH from the exons ATGAGGCCCGCTGCCCCCTCAATAGAGATCATGGCTACACAGTCAGCCACGCCGGACTCGCGATCCTCGTCGTCCACAAACTCGCCACTCCCTGCCGACAATGAGGAGTCAGACTTCTTCATCGCCGGCAACGATTCCCAATCATCACTCGGCGTCCCCAACATCGAGGACATGCAGGTTAGCGATGATCCGTGCCAACCCGCTGTCAACCGGCTCCCTAGCGAGATCCTCATCTCCATCTTCGCCAAGCTCAACAACTCAAACGACCTCTTCAACTGCATGCTGACATGCAAGCGATGGGCTAAGAACTCTGTCGACTTGCTGTGGCATCGCCCCGCCTGCACAAACTGGAAGAATCATTCGTCAATTTGCCTTACTCTGCAACTAGAGACGCCCTTCTTCGCATACCGCGACTTCATCAAGCGTCTCAACCTTGCTGCCGGTGGTCTCGCAGATAAGATCAGCGATGGCAGTGTCATGCCTCTGTCCGTGTGCACTCGTGTCGAGCGACTCACTCTGACCAACTGCCGCAACCTCACCGACCAGGGCTTGACCAAGTTGGTGGAAAACAGCTCCTCGTTGCTTGCCCTTGATATCTCAGGCGACGAGCACATCACAGACGTCTCTATCCAAACTATCGCCGAGCACTGCAAGAGGTTACAGGGTCTCAACATTTCTGGCTGCCGCTTGATCACCAACGACAGCATGATACAGCTTGCTGAGAACTGCCGGTTCATCAAGAGG CTCAAACTAAACGATTGTGCTCAACTGCAAGACAATGCCATCCTTGCATTTGCCGAGAACTGCCCGAATATCCTCGAAATCGACTTGCACCAGTGTGCTCAGATCGGCAATGAGCCCATCACTGCCCTCATCTCAAAGGGCCAGTCCCTCCGCGAGCTTCGGCTGGCAGGCTGTGAGCTCATCGACGACAGCGCCTTCTTGACTCTGCCCCCGGCCAAGACCTACGATCACCTGCGCATTCTCGACTTGACATCTTGCGCCAGGCTGACGGATCAGTCGGTGCAGAAGATTATTGATGCTGCACCACGCCTCCGCAATCTGGTGCTGGCCAAGTGCCGTAACATCACCGACGTTGCCGTGAATGCCATCTCAAAACTCGGCAAGAACTTGCATTATTTGCACCTTGGTCACTGTGGCCATATCACCGACGAGGCCGTCAAACGCCTCGTGCAGCAATGCAATCGTATACGGTACATTGATCTGGGATGCTGCATTAACCTCACCGACGACTCCGTCACCAAACTGGCACAACTTCCTAAGCTCAAGAGAATCGGTCTCGTCAAGTGCAGTAGTATCACCGACGAGTCCGTGTTCGCGCTCGCTCGCGCCAACCATCGCCCCCGGGCACGCCGCGATGCGCATGGCAACATTGATGAATACTATTCGTCCAGCCTCGAAAGAGTCCATCTCAGCTACTGCACCAACCTTACACTCAAGGCATGTTGTCGCCCCAT TTTGACAGGGGTCACCGCTTTCCTCAGAGAAGAATTCGCCGAGTTCTGCCGACCTCCTCCGCCTG AATTCACGGATCATCAGCGAGGCGTCTTTTGTGTTTTCTCTGGCGTCGGCGTCACGAAGCTCCGCGACTATCTCAACACCTCTCCCGAATACGAGGGTCTTCGCGACTCTCCTGGTCCTCGCTTCCCAGGGCTCTCGAGCTTCCCTGCACGTCGAGCCGCCGATCCCCGCGCAACGGCCGCACACGCTGGACAGACCAACGGGGATGTTGAAGTTGACGAAGCGGAGGTGCCGGAGGACGACGAGTTTGAAGGTCTTGACGGCAGTGAAATGGCAGTCGATGGCCAGCCCTTGTTGGCACAAAACCTTGTGAACGGCAATGCCCAAAACGGTGTGCCTCCGCCCCCGCCGAACCATGTGCCTCCGGCCGGCGCTGTGCCCATGTTCGCCCAACCACTTGGACAGGCTCCCTTGTTGTTCAGCCCTACCAGCCCCAGCTTTCCGCAGTCAACTCGTTCACCGACGGCCGGGGGCCCGACAAATCACCCGTCGCCTTTGGTCATCTCGAGCCACTACTCCCCGACGAGTGCCGGACCCAGCACATCGACTGCAAACGCACTCTCGCCGCAAGGCACCAACCTTGGCTTCCCCGCATACACAAATCGGAGACCCGCACCACTTGGTGCCAGCACGGCATCAATGGAAGCGTCAATGTTGAGCCCCGTCTCGCATCGCAGTCGGCCGGCGAGTGTTATCTCCATGGAGGCGTCTATGCTGGGACCTCTGGACCCGGATATGATTGAGCCTACCACACCAAACGGACAACAGCAGCATTGA
- a CDS encoding glutaredoxin, which produces MASLFRRLFSSSSTSPANMAATKQKVQSLIDDNKVVVFSKSYCPYCRATKSVLDEINADYTVLELDQIDDGSAIQDALHEITGQRTVPNSFIAQKHIGGNSDLQGLLKGGKLENLLKEAGALKANWLENAYSIEHADGSTSRPFKL; this is translated from the exons ATGGCATCACTCTTCAGACGTCTCTTCTCCTCATCCTCGACATCACCAGCAAACATGGCCGCCACCAAGCAAAAGGTTCAGTCCCTCATCGACGACAACAAGGTCGTCGTCTTTTCAAAGTCCTACTGCCCCTACTGCCGCGCCACAAAGTCCGTCCTCGACGAGATCAACGCCGACTACACCGTCCTCGAGCTCGACCAGATTG ACGATGGCAGCGCCATCCAGGACGCCCTCCACGAGATCACCGGCCAGCGCACCGTCCCCAACAGCTTCATCGCCCAGAAGCACATTGGCGGCAACTCGGACCTGCAGGGCCTGCTCAAGGGCGGCAAGCTCGAGAACCTTCTCAAGGAGGCCGGCGCTCTCAAGGC AAACTGGTTGGAGAATGCATACAGCATAGAACACGCTGACGGCTCGACTTCAAGGCCGTTCAAGTTGTAG
- a CDS encoding chalcone-flavanone isomerase has protein sequence MFRPRTLRALPRGLPHPQPPVRTSRRTLFSRQRSSPSRPVERFNLGQLSEARSSYDRDRTYFLVAGALAGIVSFAYTANKLRKALAAEKKRNAAEDSGGSDNGSGSNTSERAGFQLDSSVPAETFTTEAGTKRKVVIHDEDGRELVPTGNKTVPNFPRTIDLSLSKTHRDPEAPIAATVQDTDGVEYTLVGLGIRTVSFLSIQVYMVGYYVATQDVAKLQHYLTKKINPIATTLVPSERDSLKQKLFDPVEGEETWTALLQEVGTRSAFRIVPVRDTDFPHLRDGFVRAITARSSADKEAYGDEAFGEAMKEFKRLFNRGKVQKNKELLLCRDEKGQLEVVFDDGRSMGRQSVGRVQDERVSRLLWLNWLAGSKVASPPARESIIDGVMEFVERPVGTVAAQVV, from the coding sequence ATGTTCCGCCCACGCACTCTCCGGGCCCTGCCCAGGGGTCTGCCGCACCCGCAGCCACCCGTCCGAACTAGTCGCCGCACCCTCTTCTCTCGCCAGCGCAGCTCGCCCTCCCGCCCCGTCGAGCGCTTCAACCTCGGCCAGCTCAGCGAAGCCCGCTCCAGCTACGACCGAGACCGCACATACTTCCTCGTCGCCGGTGCCCTCGCCGGCATCGTCTCGTTTGCGTACACGGCCAACAAGCTCCGCAAGGCCCTCGCCGCCGAGAAGAAACGCAACGCCGCGGAGGACAGCGGTGGCAGCGACAATGGCAGCGGCAGCAACACGAGCGAGCGCGCCGGCTTCCAACTCGATTCTTCTGTGCCGGCAGAGACCTTCACCACCGAGGCCGGCACCAAGCGCAAGGTCGTCATCCACGACGAAGACGGCAGAGAGCTCGTGCCGACGGGCAACAAGACGGTGCCCAACTTCCCGCGGACCATCGACCTCTCCCTAAGCAAAACCCACCGCGACCCGGAAGCGCCTATCGCCGCGACGGTGCAGGACACGGACGGCGTAGAATACACCCTCGTCGGCCTCGGCATCCGCACCGTCAGCTTCCTCAGCATCCAGGTATACATGGTCGGCTACTACGTCGCCACCCAGGACGTCGCCAAGCTGCAGCACTACCTTACCAAGAAGATTAACCCCATCGCGACGACGCTCGTCCCCTCGGAGCGCGACAGCCTCAAGCAGAAGCTGTTCGACCCCGTCGAGGGCGAGGAGACGTGGACGGCGCTGTTGCAGGAGGTCGGCACCCGCAGCGCATTCCGCATCGTCCCCGTGCGCGATACCGATTTCCCTCACCTCCGTGATGGGTTCGTGCGAGCCATCACGGCGCGGTCGTCTGCGGATAAGGAGGCGTATGGAGATGAAGCGTTTGGCGAAGCGATGAAGGAGTTTAAGAGGCTGTTTAACCGTGGCAAGGTGCAGAAGAACAAGGAGCTGTTGCTCTGCCGTGATGAGAAGGGCCAGCTTGAGGTCGTTTTTGATGATGGGCGGAGCATGGGCAGGCAGAGCGTCGGCAGGGTGCAGGATGAGCGCGTGTCGAGGCTGCTATGGCTCAACTGGCTTGCGGGCAGCAAGGTTGCTTCGCCGCCGGCGAGGGAGAGCATTATCGATGGCGTCATGGAGTTTGTCGAGAGGCCCGTCGGTACTGTTGCCGCGCAGGTTGTGTAA
- a CDS encoding BAG domain-containing protein yields MGQRCGRGMAAGLGLKVRRDYSRVPASIGCSPNRSQLLIPPAPVVVVQRILEDCFAYTKNYLKPLLTGPSQPDIQTITTQKGPVAPSLGPANDTGSFLGAHPRHSLPLQPARFFLEPPLHIHFHASPSRNLTQHHHFRPLTSRRRPQLSAVILSEPHSLTRSLTQNRTLRRIPARRPHHRLFAHPPPTRTPKADSALPSLQSCFYSLTKANEPPPGSLTQAGDRPRQLEPDRNSRRPKQPSTRIEQNRTARLLLSLFYFPLPHCFCSLLLSWCCCIASTPFPSKDLTRACAVLAPYCTTCLAAERPDLRTPRVGKFQTRASPRHPTPTINISLPSATIPITAVAFDLASLHLFSPPPPPPPSHPLFSLSRFSVLSFKDRLLPPRWLPVSLFWHLLVYLDKSIASLAKAIANYSGYISDTTGIDPNLILYSTIGCILLAVPFTMSRYGWSTNREQISPYGSTLSGVPDVTDEDFSYITTEDLQSTSLGSSVPTRSYAHNPRSRGSVPDDDILLIKNKGITYPAHFPAYAIGDGKLRVRDVRDRVSVLLELSERRGRRVKLLYKGRQLKEPAAPVRDYGVKNNSEVMVVLPEGEVDAESSDDSDEEMVVVGGDGGSAVGSNGGTDDGKKRRGKKKGRKSKKRSSNTSPRDSASNLGVPGQERQSSPSPSKANGPHAKLDAIAAKFEADLRQPCEDYIASPPTDPKKREEEHRKLSETTMQHVLLKLDEVETEGDQDARMKRKALVQTVQDVLKRLDARLKA; encoded by the exons ATGGGTCAACGTTGTGGACGGGGCATGGCTGCTGGGTTGGGTTTGAAAGTCAGACGGGATTATTCCCGGGTCCCTGCAAGTATCGGCTGCTCGCCGAATCGCAGCCAATTGCTGATTCCGCCTGCCCCGGTTGTCGTCGTGCAGAGAATCCTCGAGGACTG TTTTGCCTATACAAAAAACTATTTGAAACCTTTATTAACTGGTCCTTCTCAACCTGATATCCAAACCATTACCA CGCAGAAAGGACCCGTGGCACCGTCTCTCGGCCCGGCCAATGACACCGGGTCCTTCCTCGGCGCGCATCCCCGTCATTCGCTGCCTTTGCAACCTGCCAGGTTTTTTCTAGAACCTCCCCTCCACATCCACTTCCACGCTTCACCATCGCGCAACCTTACGCAACACCATCACTTCCGACCACTCACCTCTCGCCGTCGTCCCCAACTTTCTGCCGTCATCCTCTCCGA ACCACACTCGCTCACTCGCTCGCTCACCCAGAACCGGACGCTTCGTCGCATCCCTGCCCGCCGCCCTCATCATCGCCTCTTCGCCCATCCACCACCCACCAGAACCCCAAAAGCTGACAGCGCATTGCCTTCTCTCCAGTCCTGCTTCTACAGCCTCACCAAAGCCAACGAGCCACCACCTGGATCCTTGACCCAGGCTGGTGATCGTCCACGCCAGTTGGAGCCGGATCGAAACTCTCGACGACCCAAGCAGCCAAGCACCCGAATCGAACAGAACAGAACAGCTCGTCTTCTTTtatctttattttatttccCTTTACCCCACTGCTTCTGCAGCCTTCTTCTCTCTTGGTGCTGCTGCATTGCGTCGACTCCTTTCCCTTCCAAGGACCTTACCAGAGCCTGCGCCGTACTTGCGCCGTACTGTACGACCTGCCTTGCTGCAGAACGGCCTGATCTTCGAACCCCGCGAGTCGGAAAATTCCAGACGAGGGCATCCCCACGGCACCCGACGCCCACGATCAACATTTCACTCCCATCCGCCACGATACCAATCACTGCTGTCGCCTTCGACCTTGCCTCACTTCACCTCTTCTCTCCTccaccccctccccctccttctCATCcacttttttctctctcccgGTTCAGCGTCCTTAGCTTCAAGGACCGCCTACTCCCGCCAAGGTGGCTTCCAGTCAGCCTCTTCTGGCATCTTCTG GTCTATCTCGACAAGTCCATCGCCAGCCTAGCCAAAGCTATCGCCAACTACTCCGGATACATCTCCGACACCACCGGCATCGATCCGAACCTCATCCTCTACTCCACCATTGGCTGCATCCTTCTCGCAGTCCCCTTCACCATGTCTCGATACGGCTGGTCGACAAATCGGGAACAAATATCCCCTTACGGCTCCACCCTCAGCGGTGTTCCCGACGTTACGGACGAAGACTTTAGCTACATCACTACAGAGGACCTGCAGTCAACCTCTCTTGGTAGCTCTGTCCCGACGAGATCGTACGCCCACAACCCCCGATCCCGTGGCAGCGTCCCCGACGACGACATTCTCCTCATCAAGAACAAGGGCATCACCTACCCCGCCCACTTCCCCGCGTATGCCATTGGCGACGGCAAGCTGCGCGTCCGCGATGTTCGGGACCGAGTAAGCGTCCTGCTGGAGCTGTCCGAGAGACGTGGACGCCGCGTCAAGCTTCTCTACAAGGGCCGCCAGCTCAAGGAGCCCGCTGCGCCCGTCCGGGATTACGGTGTCAAGAACAACAGCGAAGTCATGGTGGTGCTGCCCGAGGGCGAGGTGGACGCTGAGAGCAGCGACGACTCGGACGAGGAAATGGTGGTCGTAGGTGGCGATGGCGGCAGCGCTGTGGGCAGCAACGGCGGCACCGATGACGGCAAGAAGCGCCGTGGCAAGAAGAAGGGTCGCAAGTCCAAGAAGCGAAGCAGCAACACCAGCCCGAGGGATAGCGCATCAAATCTTGGCGTCCCAGGTCAGGAGAGACAAAGCTCGCCCTCCCCCAGCAAGGCCAACGGCCCTCACGCCAAGCTCGATGCCATTGCAGCAAAATTCGAGGCGGATCTTCGCCAGCCTTGTGAGGACTACATCGCCTCGCCTCCGACAGACCCCAAGAAGAGAGAGGAGGAGCATCGCAAGCTGTCTGAGACGACGATGCAACATGTGCTTCTGAAGCTTGATGAGGTCGAGACGGAAGGCGACCAGGACGCCAGAATGAAGAGAAAAGCCTTGGTCCAAACCGTTCAGGATGTCCTGAAGCGCCTTGACGCGAGGCTCAAGGCATAA